CATTGCTCTCGTTTTCGCTAGGGCTTGTCATCGCCATTATCACAGCAGTAGTGAGGCTTTCAAATATAAAAATTTTAAAATTTATATTTGCCACCTATGTTTGGATATTTCGCGGCACGCCACTTCTCGTGCAGCTTTTTATAGTATTTTATGGGCTTCCTAGCATCGGTGTCACGCTTGATACTTGGAGTGCGGCGACTATCGCATTTAGCCTAAACGTGGGTGCTTATGCCTCTGAGTCTGTAAGAGCAGCCATACTTTCTGTGCCAAAAGGTCAGTGGGAGGCTGCCACATCGCTTGGCATGACACACTATCAAATTTTAAAGCGCATCATCGCACCTCAAGCAGTGAGGATCTCGCTACCACCGCTTTCGAACACATTTATAGGCCTTGTTAAAGACACTTCACTAGCAGCTTCTATAACGATGGTAGATATGTTTATGGTCGCTCAAAGGATCGCAGCAAGAACCTTTGAGCCACTCATCCTCTACATCCTAGCAGCACTTATCTACCTGGTGGTTTGCACACTTTTAACTTATCTTCAATCAAGGCTTGAAAAAGCTGTCTCAAGGTATGTCTAATGGCTATAAATTTTAAAAATATAAGCAAATCTTACGGCGATCATTTGGTGCTAGATAACATAAATACAAGCTTCAAAGAGGGGCAAACGACCGTGATAGTTGGCTCATCTGGTTGTGGTAAATCAACACTTCTTAGATGTATAAATTTACTTGAGATCCCACAAAGTGGCATTTTAGAGGTAGATGATAGAGCTGTAAATTTTAAAGAGAAGCTTAGCTCAAAAGAGCTTTTAGAAATTCGCAAAAAAACAGGCATGGTTTTTCAAAGCTTTAACCTTTTCCCACACCTAACAGCGCTTCAAAATGTCACCGAAGCTCCGATCTATGTTCAAAAAAAGGATAAAAACGAAGCAATAAAAGAGGCAAAAGAGCTTTTAGCTAAAGTGGGGCTTAGCCACAAAGAAGATACCTATCCAAACAGGCTCTCTGGCGGTCAAGCACAGCGTGTAGCCATCGCTAGAGCACTGGCCGTAAATCCATACTTTTTACTGCTTGATGAGCCTACAAGTGCGCTTGATCCAGAGCTTGAGGCTGAAGTTTTAAAGGTCATCTTATCTCTTGCAAAAGAGAAAAAGTCTATGATCATTGTCACTCATAATATGAATTTTGCTAGAAAGATAGCTGATAGAATTTTATTTTTAGATAAAGGCGTGATCGCATTTGATGGCTTGGTAGATGAGTTTTTCAATAGCCAAAACGAAAGAATAAAAAGCTTTATCTCGGCTATGGATATATGAAAATTTTAGCTAGAAAATCTAGCTAAAATTACATTAAGCAAAG
This portion of the Campylobacter concisus genome encodes:
- a CDS encoding amino acid ABC transporter ATP-binding protein, whose product is MAINFKNISKSYGDHLVLDNINTSFKEGQTTVIVGSSGCGKSTLLRCINLLEIPQSGILEVDDRAVNFKEKLSSKELLEIRKKTGMVFQSFNLFPHLTALQNVTEAPIYVQKKDKNEAIKEAKELLAKVGLSHKEDTYPNRLSGGQAQRVAIARALAVNPYFLLLDEPTSALDPELEAEVLKVILSLAKEKKSMIIVTHNMNFARKIADRILFLDKGVIAFDGLVDEFFNSQNERIKSFISAMDI
- a CDS encoding amino acid ABC transporter permease, whose translation is MENLDRVIELVSSSTLPMIIALLKVTIPLTLLSFSLGLVIAIITAVVRLSNIKILKFIFATYVWIFRGTPLLVQLFIVFYGLPSIGVTLDTWSAATIAFSLNVGAYASESVRAAILSVPKGQWEAATSLGMTHYQILKRIIAPQAVRISLPPLSNTFIGLVKDTSLAASITMVDMFMVAQRIAARTFEPLILYILAALIYLVVCTLLTYLQSRLEKAVSRYV